The sequence TATGCGAAGCTCCGTGAAAAAGCGGAGGAAACCGCTGAGCAGACAGCCCCAAAATTCGCAGACTGGATTAAAAAATTCTTTTCACAGAAATAGAAAAATCGGGAAAGAAGCTGAGTTAACATTCTAAATTTTTGGTTGCAGGATGGCTTCGATTTATGTATCTAAGGCAGCATCAAATATGGGCGTTGGAGTTAATTGGGCGGGATTTAAACCTTGGCCTTTGACTGGAAGCACCTCCATGACTTGGGTATTCTTTTACTGGCGTTAAGGATAGTTAGGCCTACTATTTTTCCCTTCTCTGAGACGGATTATTACCCCTTCTTCGGTTATGTCTGAGTCGTCGACTTCTTAGGGATTCCCGAAGCTTATATTATATTGAGCGCATCGCCTTGTGAGTCGTAGTCGACTTCCATACTGCGCATCAGATCTGCCTTCTCCACAGCACACCCCTTTGTATTAATGAAGCCTCCTTTCGTTTACTTCCCTATAAAATAACCAGAGAGATATTTTATGCTTTTGGAGTAGTTTCACAAAATCTCAATGCGAGGTATCTGCCAAACCATCCTAGTACAATATAATCTGGATCTTCCACCGCATTTTTTAATTTCATTACATAGTCCGCTTTTGAGCCGAGCCCCGGGTGAGACTTTAGCATCTTGCCTTGCCATGTGACTTTATTAAGCGTAACCCTCTTTTTGAATTTTGACATCGCTGTAAAAACGGTTTCAGACGCCACATCCATCCATACCACATTTACGCTCCATTTGATCGCCATTCTCTAACCTAATGTTTGCCAACTTGTTCTTTGAATTTGATAATCGCTATTACGATGGCTCCTAGTGATGTTGATGAAAAGCGATATTAAATTATAATACCAAGATAGGTGGATCATCACCCACATCTCCCTCCGGGCTCGTGGGACGCATGTCATGGGGCTTAACTACTCGCCTTTAAACCTGTGTCCTTCGTTTCTACAGGAAAGTAAACTGAAAAATTGGTGGCTACGGTAACTTGCATGGTTGAAAGTTAAAATTATGCTTTCAAAGCTTCAACTATATGAATTAATATATGGACGTTAGTGTGGGGTCGGTGAAGGTGGAAGGTGTGGGGTTTAGGGTGGCGTTGAGATGGGCGTGTTGAAGTTGAACGGGAAGGGCGGTGGGATGGGTGGTCGGTTGCTTAGGGAGGTGGGTGAGCTGGTTGACGAGGTTTCCAAGGCGTCGAAGGTTCATTCCGTTGTGCTTTTCGGCAGCGTGGCTAGGGGGGATTCGAATGAGTTTAGCGATGTCGACTTGTTACTTTTATGTGGAGATGTGGTTGAGGCTCGGAGAGTTGTGTACCGTCTGGGCCATGGCTTTGAGGTTTCCGTTTACTCGCCTGAGGAGTTGGCGTCGATGGCCAAGCTGGGTCTTCCTTTCATTCACCATTTAGCTAGAGAGGGATTGGTGATGAGGGACGATGGGAGCTTCAAGATGGTTGTTGAAAACCTTAAAGACGCGGGCATGGAGGCGGTGAGGGCTGCTAGCCTCGAATTGCGGAGGACCATGAAGGTTTACTCCACCCTTTCAGGCTTCAACTTACCATACTTCGCTCACATCTTTGAACCACTTCTAAACCTCATGGAAACATTTCTATGCGCCCATAAAATCTTCACATTCAACAAGGAAGAGGTTGTTAAGAAGTTCATTGAACTCAACCCTAAGCTTACACCTATTCAAAACTACATGCTTAACCTCCTCACAGTTTACAGAAACTACGTTAGGCTTCAGCGAGAGGGAGAAGTGGATTTTAAAACCTTCGTTAAAACGGTAAGGGAGGTCTTGAAAGCAGTTGAAGAAAAGTTACAGGGAGAAGGTGAAGAAGCTTCTCGAAGACGCTGAAAAAGCCTTACAGGCTCAAGCATGGACCTCCGCCGCCAACTCATACGACTCAGCCATCGAAGGCATGTTGAGGCCTCATTTAAAGAACAAATATCATGTGAACGTAGGTTACAACTGGAGAAAGGTGCCTGAGGAGCTGAGAAGCAAAGGAGTCGAAGTTGAAGAAAGCTGGAAACAGGTTGGGAGGCTAAGGTTCAAAGGGAAAGGATGGTCAAAAGCGACGTATAGCATGGAGCCAGAGTGAGTTCAAGATGATAAAAACGGGAGAGGTTAGATTTACTCCGGCCTTCCAAGATAGGTAAGGGTTCCAATGAGGGTTCAGCATACCTTTGATGGAAAGAAGGAGCATGCTATTAAAGAGGCACAACTCTGGCAGGTGGTTCGCCTGTATAAGCGTCGAGATAGGGTTCTGCGTTCTCCAAAAGAAGCCGAAAAAGATTGTGGGTGTGGATGTTGGAATAGAACATTTCCTCGCAGACAGCGAATGAAGGCGATAGAAAATCCGAGATTCTATGAAAAGACGCTTAGACGTATAAGGGTCCATCACTCGTTCTCAGGGAAAAAGAAGGGTTCAAGGAATCGGGAAAACAGAGGATGAAGCTTGCCGTATCCTACGATGGGCTGGTGAATCAGAGGAGTGACTTCCTACAGAAGCCCTCTACAATTCTACGTAAACAATTATGACTTCATCTGCGTTGAGAATTTGAACATAAAAGGCATGTTTATAAACCACAACCTTGCCCAGAAGATACTTGAGGCCTCCTTGGAGGAAAATCCTTCAGCTGCTGGAGGTAAGGCTGAAAGAGCTTTCCATTAACCTTTAAAATTAAGAGATGTTCCAAAGCTCAACGATGAGCCCTTTCTCCACGAGGAGTTTGGAGGCTTCTAACTCATCTTTTTTCTACTTGAATCGTTTTGTTTTCACTCCGTGTTTCACGTTTCGCTGCGGCGGCCATGGCTTGGCATGTCTTCATCTTATTCGCGTTGAGGGGTTTGTTACGGCCACATGTTTTAGGCATTTTATTACCATTTTTCAACCTTTAACGCTGGAATCTTGGACAAATGTTTTATGTTGCGGGTGATTATTGTCGCGTTGTGATTCAAGCATATTCCAGCGATCATTTCACCCATCACGCTTATACGCAGACCCTTCTTTCCAAATAGGCGAGAGCTTTTATCGTCTGCACATGTCTTCTTTCCCGTAGCATAATGTGTCAAACGAGTCCAGGAGCTCTTTCGTGGTTTTAAAGTTTTTATTCGCCTCTTCTGTCAGAAGAGCCCCAAATATTATTTCTTGCTCATTAAAAATTGTTGTTGTAATGACGCCTTCGGTTTCATTAAGCTCTCTCAATTTTTCAATCGCATTCCTGTCATTCCTTAATAGCGCGACCAAAATATCGGAGTCTAAAACTTTCATTTGAACGTCCTTCTCATCCTTTCCTCAAAGCTTTTATCGGCGGAATCTCTCAGCATCCTCATCCCTACAATAATTTTTTCAAAATCCCTGTCAAACATTTTGCTCCAGGCTCCAGCAAACTTTAAGATGTCGGGCCTCTCTTTTCTCATCATCCTCTCAAACAACTCGCTGAAGCTTTCGCCGTTTCTCTTGATCCTTAGAAGCTCCTCATAGACCTTCTTTTTAATTGTCAACGTTTTGAATTCTATCAATTTTATCACGCTTAAACTTAAATGCACATCCTTCATTCATAATTTGATTTCTCACAACCTTATCTTGGACATGTGGATCACATTCACGGTTTTCAATCATTTCTCCCGTGGTTCTTCATTCGCCGTGATGAAGAATGTTTCGGTTTAAGCGGCTGAAGCCAGGTAAGAAGCCTCGTATAGTGGGGGTTTGAGTTCAACAGCGATCTTATGGCCTTTTAACAGGTTAACTCGCTCGGGGAGAGTGTGTTCTCAAGGAGGTCCTTCTCCCTTATGAATCCTTCAAGTTCTTCATCCAGGGTTAGCAGCTTCAAGCCTAGGTTAACCGAGCTCGCGTACAGTATGTTGTCGATCAGGTCTCTATGACCTGCCATATACAGTTTCAGGGCGTTGCTGAAGGTTTCGGCGTTCACGCTCGTCCTTCTATATCTGTCCCCTTCAATTATGCTCCTTAAGCTTTCCCTGAGGCGCGTTAGCTTAGCGTCGTCTAATGGGAGCCCTACCGCTATTCACAGGGATTCTGGGACGTTGAAATCCTAGTATATTTCAGCGTTCAAGCGTTCCAGCTGCCTCAGGCCCTTCAAAACTTTGTCGTCAACGCTTATACCTAGAGAAGGCGGGGATGAAGGATGTGTCAAGGAGAACCCTTAACGTATTTCTCCTGCTCCTCAACGCTTATCGCCTCCACCTCTTCAGGCTTTACCGAGGCGAACTTCCACCCCTCCAGGGCTAGGGTGATGGGGTCCTTGACGGCCTCGATGAGTAT is a genomic window of Candidatus Bathyarchaeia archaeon containing:
- a CDS encoding nucleotidyltransferase domain-containing protein, whose product is MGVLKLNGKGGGMGGRLLREVGELVDEVSKASKVHSVVLFGSVARGDSNEFSDVDLLLLCGDVVEARRVVYRLGHGFEVSVYSPEELASMAKLGLPFIHHLAREGLVMRDDGSFKMVVENLKDAGMEAVRAASLELRRTMKVYSTLSGFNLPYFAHIFEPLLNLMETFLCAHKIFTFNKEEVVKKFIELNPKLTPIQNYMLNLLTVYRNYVRLQREGEVDFKTFVKTVREVLKAVEEKLQGEGEEASRRR
- a CDS encoding PIN domain-containing protein, which gives rise to MKVLDSDILVALLRNDRNAIEKLRELNETEGVITTTIFNEQEIIFGALLTEEANKNFKTTKELLDSFDTLCYGKEDMCRR
- a CDS encoding antitoxin VapB family protein — protein: MTIKKKVYEELLRIKRNGESFSELFERMMRKERPDILKFAGAWSKMFDRDFEKIIVGMRMLRDSADKSFEERMRRTFK
- a CDS encoding AbrB/MazE/SpoVT family DNA-binding domain-containing protein, translating into MGLIVKAKVGRKYAVYLPKILVEAAGLKEGEKILLRLVGGSILIEAVKDPITLALEGWKFASVKPEEVEAISVEEQEKYVKGSP